In Eriocheir sinensis breed Jianghai 21 chromosome 3, ASM2467909v1, whole genome shotgun sequence, a genomic segment contains:
- the LOC127004556 gene encoding solute carrier family 22 member 3-like, with product MLSMTVLSNSFLAHFVLSFFELPSNLIGCVVTHYLGRRFMAFSNFLLLALCCLAAPFCTHSEWVLLTVVGFAKLFSTSALYVAYLMTPEVLPTPIRTSGMGTFVVFGMLGMVVAPHVLHSGLGEAGHYWILLALTGASALTMIPLPETLGLQLPQTFQEAEELGQGRPFKSWIHHWNLHRFPQPPPPPRDEHDEDSLMQKS from the exons ATGCTGAGTATGACGGTGCTCTCCAATAGCTTTTTGGCGcacttcgttctttccttcttcgagCTGCCGAGCAACCTCATCGGCTGCGTCGTCACCCACTACCTCGGGCGACGCTTCATGGCTTTTTCCAACTTCCTACTGCTGGCCCTGTGCTGTCTTGCTGCTCCCTTCTGCACCCACA GCGAGTGGGTGCTGCTGACGGTAGTAGGATTTGCCAAGCTGTTTTCAACCTCTGCCCTGTACGTTGCGTACTTGATGACACCTGAGGTACTCCCTACCCCTATCAGGACTTCAGGTATGGGCACCTTCGTCGTGTTCGGGATGCTGGGAATGGTCGTGGCGCCTCATGTTCTTCAC TCTGGGCTTGGAGAGGCGGGCCATTATTGGATATTGCTGGCTTTGACGGGGGCCTCTGCGCTCACTATGATCCCCCTGCCTGAAACACTGGGGCTTCAACTCCCCCAGACCTTTCAAGAGGCCGAGGAGCTGGGGCAAGGCCGCCCCTTTAAATCGTGGATTCACCACTGGAACCTTCACCGTTTCCctcagccgccgcctcctccacgCGACGAGCATGACGAGGACTCGTTGATGCAAAAGTCCTAA